Below is a genomic region from Lutra lutra chromosome 5, mLutLut1.2, whole genome shotgun sequence.
ttgctgttcttcttctcttcaatctcccgttggatttgtaggtgtttgcaatcttagataagctatctagctgatctcccgctacctgaagtagtctcagcctgctacttctccgccatcttgacccctCCCCTCGAGCCACAATGTTAATGGAAGAATTATcgacaacagccaaactatggaaagagctcaaatgtccattgactgataaataaagatgtggttcaAATATACACAATAGACTATTACTAATCCATTTGGAAAGACATGGATGGCACTAGAGTGTATTATTCTAAGTAAAAGAAGTCTTTCAATATCTAGGGGTTCATGTAAAAATATCCTTCCTTGGAGAATTTCTTGTTCTCTTTACCATCCTCACTTGCTTCTATCTCTTTCTATGAATGGACAGCTCTGTCAGTACATCCTGTTTGACTTACTGCTTCACTGTCTCAGTTTATATGTGTTCTCTGCACCTGAATGTGACCTATTCATCTATCTACTCACCTATCCCTGACCTATCCCCTAATGTCTCCCCAAGGTCCACTTCTCTCACCTTATTAAACTTAACCAATTTCACAACACCCAAGACAGAACACTGTTGATGAATTATTTCACATTGAACATACTGGGCTCACTGGCTCCCCAGACTATCCAAAAACCCCTCCTCATAGGTGCCTAGTAATTGCTGAGAATCTCCAAGTGTCTCCATCAGTGTCACTTCAGTCAGACTGACTGAGAGTCATTGGTGTATGCCCAAATCCAGGAATTTGCTCCAAAGCAACTGAGAGTTTGCAGAGGGAAGTGGAATAAATAGCTCAGGAGGACCAAGGAAAAGCAGGGAGGACACCTGCCACTTTGGAGTCCTGTGGCATGCAGCTTCTGGAAGAGAAAATAGCCATCCCTCAATGGATGATATGTGCCATCATTTGCCCATAGCACAGCTGGGGAGGGAAGTTAAGGGAATACGAAGAAATTGTGTGAAGTGGGATGGGATTACTGAGACAGACAGGAATTCCTCAGGGTACATCAGGAAAATCCtggtgtcagagagagaaggaaaatgtctatttcagATTGTTTAAATAAAGTCAGATGAAGTATTTGTTAAAGAAGAGAAAGTTTTGCATTTCTGAAAACTTTCCCATTATACCCTCTGTTCCTAGCCTATTTTATCCCCATCTTTAGGGCCTGAGATCACATTGTCTGTTAAAGGAACTGTGTATGGCCTGACTTTTACATTAGATATCAGCTTTAGTGAAGGCCACTAGGCTGACCTCACTTGCTGCAGCACTGAGAGTCTTCAGAGTGTTTGTGGAGTCAATGAATGAATCTACTTATCCCACACACACAGCCTACTACAGAGAGATACATAAAAACATGGATTTGTTTTATCTAAGCgattatgctatttttatttttgataggtTCATAAGTCAACTAAATGATAACCAAATAAACTAATTATGACAGTAAATGTACCAAAAACTGCAGTTTATTTACTGGCCTTACACGTAATTATTATGACAGCTACACATTAGTGGGTATTTTTGAATATTACACAAGACTTTAAGCATTGATGTAACATCTTTCAGTTGTTAATTATTTATCATTGAAGATCTGTGTGGTTCCCACAATATTAAACAACATTCCCAGGTTATCTGGCTTAACTGAGGGCTCAAGTCTTGAAGTTCTGGTGTCAGAATTCACATTCTAATGTAAAGataatttttctcagaaatttttatttaattaacccAACATAGGGGCATCTCACTGGCAACACCTTGTTCTTTAGGAAGGGAAAGGATGTTTAAGTCATATAggtttgtgtgttgtgtgtgtgtgagaagtgCTGTGAGTGTCCAACCCTACTTTCACAACTGTCCTCTCCTAACTGCAAGCTGTTTAAAATCAGAGAATTCAGATCTGTGTGAAGTGGAACCATAAATTTTGCACAAACATACCAGCTTATATCTTTCAAAAAGTGAGAACACTGAATGTGCATCAGGCTTATAGtaatcattaaaatgataatatgaaAGTGAAATATGAAAGATAATATTAAGCAAAATACCCAACATAATTAAGAATGAAAGGCActttatgtttattcttattGTTGTTACTTATATCTTTTGATGTTAAACTGTTTTATTCCATCTCAATGAAGATTTAAATAATTCACTTTATGTATCTTAATGTGACTATATTAATACAGTATTTAATGAAATTAACCTCGGATCAAAGCATGACCATGTTTAGAGGAACAGACAAGgtttaaaatgcaattaattatGGAGCTCAATTAGAAATTCTATAGTGTGGCATTCAGGGTTGAGACAAATTCAACAGAATTAGAATCAAAGTTCAACAAGAAGTAGAtctccttgtttgtttgtttgcttgttgtaatttaattttattttttcactgttccagtccaggattcattgtttatgcaccacacccagtgctccatgtagtacatgccctctttaatacccaccaccaggcttctCAAGTCTGTAGgtttcatttccaaaatattgCAGGAACTTGCAAAACTGGAACTTTCCAAATTTcctgatattattttattttgattattactttttcttatttatgtgatacagagaataaatttctgacTAAAGTGctgtaaaaaaatgtttcaaaagatAGGATTCAGATTATTCAGATTAAGCTAAATtggcaaaagtttaaaaaaaggacaaaattaatTTCCAAACCTCTtattaaactattttcttaaagtaGATTTTGCATTTTACTGTCAaagactttgaatgacacacaaatataaatttgtaaatataaagaTGTATTAATATCtacatttatagttattttcCTTGTAAAAACAGCCTCCATAAAGGTGCCGAGTTTCTTGGCCAGATACCATTGTAGATATATAATCATTTACCaattaaagtttaaatatatatatatatatatatatatatatatatattctgaaaggAACACCAGATCCTTAAATTCTGTCAACTATTTTTTATCCTTCAgtaggcaaaaatgaactactagagtaaaatatatcaaattttcAAGGCATGATACCAGCAGTGGAATTGAAATTTGTGATGAtgcataattaaaacaaaaaaataaacttataattCTAGCTCAATGGACATTGGAGATGAGGCAAATtgcataaatattaattttaatgaaactaagtaaacttttaaaattgaataaaagcAGATTTGTCAGAAAAATTTACTAACTAGTAACccaaataaaactttgttttaaaaaaaatccaaataaaaaaaatttaaattaaattaaattaaattaaattaaaaaattccaaataatccTATGAATGCCATATACTGTTTCCTAAAAAACCACCAAGTTGTTTTTGCATCAGAAACAtctacatgtttgttttttccctaaaaatgaaaattagggagcgcctggatggctcagtggtttggggactctgcctttggttcaggtcatggtctcggggtcctgggatcgagccctgtattagactctttgcttggcgggagcttgttccccctttctctctctgccctcctctctgcctacttgagatttctgtctgtcaggtaaataaataatatctttaaaaaagtgaaaattgatGTTTCACAAAGGAATATATGCACACAGACAATgtggtaataaaaaaaatccttggaaacactaatcatcatggaaatgcaaaataaaaacaaaatcagtttaGTATATCCATACTAGCATAGCTAAATGAAAAAGGCTGATGTTACCCACAATTGCTGACAGTTGGAGCAAGTGGTACTCCTGTGACTTGCTGGTAGGCATGTAAAATTGAACAAACATATTGTTGCACTGTTTACTAAAAATTAGTCGTGcatctatcaaatgaataaaaacatgtgATTACAAGAGGGAAGTTAAAGCTATTTTTGTCATAATAGTTCCAGGCTGAAAATAGCCCACATGTTCATCCTCAAAGTAGTAAGTAAACAAAAAGTGTTAGATTCAGAGATGGGAATATTATTTATGAACAAAAAAGAGCAAACTGATGATAAATGCATAATCATGGCAGAATCTTTAAGAACATATTAAGTTGGGAAAAAGActcataatataaaaatttcccattttgttttcacTGAAGCAAAATTCCTCAGTAAGCCAAATTACAGAATAGAGATACAAATCTGACCAGCAATTCTATCTTGGTTGAGTGATTTCACTGAAAAGGTCATGAAAAACACTTCTGGTCTGGTGAGAATTGTCTCTTACTAGTTAGTGGGTAAATTACAGGCCCACATTATTGAAATTGGTTGACCAATCAGGTTTTAGCATTCTAGTGTTTATAAGATAtaccacaattaaaaagaaactacaaTTGATGTTGAAAATTGTTTGACAACTTAGTTCATTGTTTGAACAAATACTTATTGTATGGTGTGttgtaaaaaacattttaattatttgctaTCAACAAATTTTTAACAGTCCCCAATCAGATGTATTGAGGACAACCTAGgaaaatatccaaactatggaggTTTTTCATTTCAATGTAAAATAGTAGCAGATATagatataacacatatataactTTTATCTAGGAAATCCCACACAGTCACTTTATACAGCCTTTAAATCAGAGGCAAATCAATGTAATCTTAGTCATGACTTAAGGCAGCACACTGACCCATGCACTTTCTCAGGACTCCCTTGACTTCAGTGTTCCTCATACTGTAGATGAGGGGATTCAACAAAGGAGTGAAGATCGTATAGAAGGCAGACACCACTTTATCACTGTTAGCTGGCTTGTAAGATTTGGGTTGCATATAGGTAAAAATGGCAGCTCCATAAAAGAGTCCCACTACAGAGAGATGCGAAGAGCAGGTGGCAAATGTCTTCTTGCGAGCTTCTTTAGAATGCATCTGGAGAACTGCAGCTAAGATGAAACTATAGGAAATCAGGATGAGAGAAAATGGGACCAGGAGCATTAATACACAGCAGCTGTACATCACATACTCAAAAGCAAATGTGTCAGCACAAGCCAAATGTATCAGAGTAGGGGCCTCACAGAAGAAATGATTGATCTCATGTGCATCACAAAATGGGAAGCTCAGGGTAGCCACAGCCTGCATGAGCCCATCAGCTGCCCCAAGGAACCAAGACCCCATAGTCATTCGCAGGCATAATTTCCAGTTCATGAGAATGGGGTATCTCAGTGGGTGGCAAAcagccacatagcggtcataggacaTGACTGCTAAGAGGAAGCACTCACCCCCTCCCAaagtgaggaagaagaagatCTGTAACCCACAGCCAGCAGGGGAGATGGACTTCTTGCCAGTCAAGTAGTTAGCTGCCATTTTGGGCACAATGGTAAAGACTAGCATCATGTCCATGAGGGAGAGTTGGCTCAGTAGgaagtacatgggtgtgtggagCCGAATATCCTGTTGAATCAGGAAAATCATGAGTGCATTGCCCATGAGGGAGGTGAAGACAATTGTCAGAACCATCACAAAGAGAAATAGATGGGTTTTTGTGTAGTTGAAGAGTCCTAGAAGAATGAAATCTGAGGTGGTATTCCAGATGTTCATGATTTCAAAGTGGAGTGACactgtaaatgaataaatagatgacAGTTTTTATCACTTGCAGtggtatatataaattatatttttattgataagaaCATACttgataatgataaaatatttttcaaatttttcatctgCCATTTAAAACAATTGACTTGGACATAAAATTAGTTTCAACTTTTTCCAAATTATTCTCACtttcaaagttttcaaaataagtaCCCCACATTTATTATTGATTCATtaggataataaatattttgatccATTGCAAGGGTATGATAAGTGTGTCTTTATGCCACATGACACCAATATAAGTGAACAAGAGGACACTAttcaaataatttgtaatttctgTTAGTCTCTTGTCTTGTATTGTATAATGCATAGTTAAAGTTCTTAGAAGCTGAGTTACATCAATGTGTCAAACTATGTAAAAAGTAGGTccttgatatatatacatataaaacaaagcaaaatttattgTAAACTGATGTACTATATTTTGACttattgaatttgaattaaaaaaaatgagacaaaccataagtgactcttaatctcacaaaacaaactgagggttgatggggggagggggttgggagagggggtggggttatggatattggggagggtatgtgctatggtgagtgctgtgaagtgtgtaaacctggcgattcacagacctgtacccctggggataaaaatatatgtttataaaaaataaaataaaaattataaaaaaaaaatttaaaaaaaatgttaaaatcagatCATCTTTCTTGATATCATTTAAGTCAGGAAGGCATTGATTTTCTAAAGAAGACTTATATTTTCAAGTCTAGGAGCTACAATA
It encodes:
- the LOC125100081 gene encoding olfactory receptor 2T33-like, whose protein sequence is MNIWNTTSDFILLGLFNYTKTHLFLFVMVLTIVFTSLMGNALMIFLIQQDIRLHTPMYFLLSQLSLMDMMLVFTIVPKMAANYLTGKKSISPAGCGLQIFFFLTLGGGECFLLAVMSYDRYVAVCHPLRYPILMNWKLCLRMTMGSWFLGAADGLMQAVATLSFPFCDAHEINHFFCEAPTLIHLACADTFAFEYVMYSCCVLMLLVPFSLILISYSFILAAVLQMHSKEARKKTFATCSSHLSVVGLFYGAAIFTYMQPKSYKPANSDKVVSAFYTIFTPLLNPLIYSMRNTEVKGVLRKCMGQCAALSHD